Part of the Hirundo rustica isolate bHirRus1 chromosome 3, bHirRus1.pri.v3, whole genome shotgun sequence genome, aaatagatttgATTTTCACTCAGGAGCCCACACTGAAAAAAACGCCCCGCTCGTGCGGAGCTGGCGCTTCACTGAAGCGTGTCTGAGGGAGGAGGGTTACCTCGAAGAGCCAGACGAGGAGGATGACGGCGCCCATGGAGCTCATCATGCCGCTGTAGTAGTTGAGCAGCGCTTCCCGGCAGCCGCGGCGCCACAGGTTGAGCTCCTCGGTTTGGTAGTCGTAGCTGTAGTGGGCAGAGTTGTTGGTGACCTGGTACTGGATGCAgggcctgggggagctggggttgcagcagctgaaggggaCGCCGTCCACCAGGTACCTCCCGTCCACGTTGCTTTTGATCCGGCTACGGGCAAGGGCAGAAGGGAGTGTGAATGCACACGCACAGAcgcacagacacacaggcacagacacacagacacacacacaaagataTCCAGGAGCAAATCTGCACgaggaaggaaagcaaaggcGAGGAGGATTTTCCACCTTGCCTTTTCTCCTTGTTCACACAGCGGTGTTTGTCCAGGGTGTTCTTTCTCTCCGAAATCCTTTTCTGTGTCAAGGCTACACTGAGTCTGTAATTAACTCCTCCTGGTGGAAATGCATGCTCTCGGGTCActtcttcaaagaaattaatttttaacaaaagtAAATGACAGAGGGAATTCAGGAGGTGCAGTCAGAAAAGAGTGATCACAGCATAGTTAGGATGGAAGGGAGGTGCTGGACCCGACCTGAACTTGGAAAAGAACCCAGAACAGCCTTGGAACCCATTATATCCAGCTAGAGCATTGATCCAGCAAACCTAATAGCTTCTTTTTGATGATAATAGCTCCAGGGAGGGGTTGTGCATTTATTCTTGTCTTGGGAATGTAGCCAGTATTGAAAACACGAAATGTGCTTCAGCAACAGGATGTTGCAAAATTTCCAAAGTCCTTGCAGGAGGCTCCCCAGCTATTGTCCATCTGACACTGTGGTTGCTCTCTGTAAACAGTCATTTAGCCTGGTGCCTTAGGAGAGGTTTAGATGCAAGATAACTTAGAAGGCAAGTAGTCCCACTGTCTCTCCAAAAAGACCATAATTAAAGGACTGCAGTTTTAAACCAGGCCATTTTCCttagaaaatcacagaatggagAGTCCCAAAGGTGtagggagacaaaaaaaatctgagtgtCACTTGTAGCTTTctatatgaatattttaaaattgtgtcaTAGGGAGGTGGTTTCAACAGCCTGGTGAAGGGAAATTCCACTTTGCAGTCATGACCTAAATATATCTAAACAGCAAACACAGTTGAGGTTTTCTCTCTAAATGTTAAGTGTGCTCTGGATTGGGTCTAATTCCTATTCATGTGTAAATGCTCCACCAGTTACAGAGAGATTGGATACTGGATCAGGCCTTTGCTCtacaaataatataaaaatccCATTGTGGAGGATAAACTCCCACCCTCCTTGGAGCTCAGGAGAACTTTACTATTGGTTTCAAAGGGTCCAGACTATCCCACCAGGAATGGGGGCAAAGATTGTGCACCACCACATAGTACAAACCTTGATTTCATAAAACCCATTTGTAGATTTTTAATGCCCTATTTCCTGCCTCAGTAGTACAAAGAAATTACCTTGAGTCTCAGTCCCAAACAAGGCATCAGTTATTAAGGACAGTATAACcttgttttccctctgtgcATTGCCCTTCCACTGCTGCTGGATTAAGTTACAGCCCTCAAATCTCCATATAATGCTGGCAAGGTTTTTCCAAGTAGTTATTTATACCCATGGGCATACCTTCGCAATGGAAACACCCCCTTATTCAATAGTGCATGTATTTGTTATAACACCCTGCAGTGCAAGGGACTAAATCTGTAACAGTTTTCACTAAGAAAGTCCTCATTCCGAACTGCAAACACAACTAGACCACCCAACAAGTCAAAAGAACATGCAGAGAGACACACACAAGTGAAATACCATTTACACAGTCAGGAAGAGATCCCAAGAGATCCCAAGAGGTacacaaagctttttttcccaaattactTCAGACATTTTTAATACAGGCAGTATATTTAAAAGGCAGATTGTTTCCAGTTTACAGGACCCATTATGCAACCACAGAGCATAAACGTTAATGAATGATGTTCCCAAAGAACCTGGAGTAACCATCTCTTTCCCCAGTgctcaattttttaaaaggttgtgGATATTTATGCctaatgctatttttttctttttttttttttttttttttttttttaatttcaaaggtTCACTTTGTTCtcatgtttattttctgcttgaGCTTACTGCACCTAACCTGATTTTGGGATTACTGCCTCTTTGGGACCTGACATCAAAGTCATTAAGGTGTTTCTGGTCAACAGCTTGGTCTGGTTTGTATAGAAACAATAAACTAGTGCCACTTTCATGTgaggttttaaaaaattaggcacaggacagaatttaaaattcatACGGCTAAAAGGGCCACTGTGTAAAGCTAGGAACATCAATGGATGCTCAGTATTATCACAGCAGTGAAGCAATTgagtaaatataaaaataaaattctaaatctTAAGGATCTAAAACACATGGGTTATTGGCAAAGTGTTACTGCCTCTATTTATTTCCATGTGGCTGATTAGGTGCCAATATCTATGTGGAGTTTTAAAAGTGGTATCAACGGTATATCTCCAGGGAATTCTTTTTTAGGAAATTAATAAATCACATTGACATCTGCTTAAGGATTAGTAAAGTTCTGATATTTTCCTGTTGATTTTGGTAGTGTAATGGGTTTATAAAGCAGCAAAAGAACAGTAAAAACTATTAAGTCTATTTACACTACATGGAGTAAGAGTGGGAATTGTAGTTAGGTGCTGTTTATTTTATGTAGTGGATGACTTCAGAGGAATTTGTCAGGGGAGGAAGCAATCTAGCTGGTCATTTGGGATGCTTTATTACACAAGACCCCATTTTACACAAACCCCCTTCCAGTCAGTGCCTGTTGGCATTTGAAGACAATATTGACCAAACATCGAAACTACGTGATACAAACCCCACCGAGTCACTTACTCTTTCACTTCTTTGGAGCTGAAGTCCAGATATCTGTTGCTGATCCACTGGATTTCGAACCAATCTTTATAGCCGTTGTTGCCACAGCACTTGAACTCAATCTGGAGCATGTCGATGGTCTTCTTCATGAAGCATCTTCCAGGGGTGTCCGTGTCCCGGTAGAACTTCATGCCGTTCTTGAGCCCCTGGGCCAGGGTGCTGTCCAGGGAGCCCCGCATGAGAAAGCAAATCAGAGCAACGAAGAAAATGAGCATGTTAAAGACGCAGCACAGTGCCAGGTAAGGTTTCAGCAAAGGCTTCCACTTGGCAAATTTAGCGGGATCCAGAGAATCGTAACAAATTTTTCCAGCAAAACCATTGAAGGCGCAGGATAATATACCCATCAATATCAAAGAATTGGGCACAAAGTGGCTTTCAGAATTGTCCATCACTTCGCTTCGCTTCCGGAGCTCAATTTTGAGGAACAATCCCATGCTAAAAACAAGGATTCCAGCAAACACCGAAAACCAGTTCATGAGCCATAGTCCCTGCGCTAGTTTTACCCGTTTCTTCTGATTGAATTTGACTTTCAGCAGTGCCATCTTTGTAGTGGGAGATGTTGGAAGATTTCACAGCCCGGACCCCTCTGCTCAGCGTAAGCAACTTGAGGAAGAACCATTCAGGCGTTGGAAGAGATCCCGAACGGCACATTGGGAAGCGAGCCAGTGCACGGTCCTGCCATCTTGAAGTTCCCCGCTTAGGATTCAAGTAAGTAAAATATTCAAAGGTCCCAGTTAACAATTTCACATTAATGAGAATAATGAGCAATTAGCACCTACAACTATTTCTGGTGGTTTCTTCCAAGCAAAGGAGAAACACTCTCAAGGTTTCAAATGATTTGATCTGGATCTGCAAGACGTCATTCTAATACCTTTAATCATTTGATCCAATTTGGAGAAATGTCTGTCAACAGATGAGTGGAAGTAATCCCTCATTTTACTATTTAGTAGATTTGTGCTCTCCCATGATAGGCTGCTGGGTGGAATATGAAACCCCAGAGATATAAAAAGATATTTGTTGCCAGAAGAATATGGAACCttagaggaaaaaggaagagggcTCTGGATTAAAAAAGGCTGCTGGTACACAAACATTCCCCACCGTGATCCCGATATATTCACATCTACAGCCAAGCCCATGTTCTAGTCCTTATCCTTCTGTGTTGACTGGAGATGACATCCTGTGGCTTATGTATTCTGAAAGCAGATAAGCGTGTGTAGTTTACAGTGACCTAAAAAACCTAAGCTTGGCATTTTCTATTTACTTCCAGGACTTGCACCACCTCTGAGTCTTggcaggagagaaggagaaaggaaaagtgcAGAGAAACTCAATAAATAAACCCTGGGCAGAAATCTAGAGATTTGTAAAAAGTGAGCTGGCATGAGCAGCTTACTGGGTAATCACCAGGCCAGAGAGGCGAACAGGGCTGCCCAAGGAGACCCACCCGAGAGTTTACACTAGGGAGGAATTCAactcagcagctggagagggacctggGGATGTTGTATCTGAGTGCAAGGAAGGCATCCCGGGGTTCTCAGGCTCTGCTGAAGGACCTGCAGCCGGCTCTGCTTTCATGCTGGAGTGGGCAGAAAGGAGGGTACGACCCCGTCCTGcggctgcagcctcctccacGCAGCACACGGCTGCGTCAGCCGAGCAGAGGTGCTGGGCTTTCGCTCGCTCCACTGCTTGGGGAGTTTGCTTGCTCAGAAATATCATCTCCCACTCGCCTCACAGCGGTTTGGAGCTACTGGGAAATTCCTGCACTGCCTCACTCCCTGCCACCACAACGTGAAATTAACCTCCAGCAGTGGATCATTATCCTGCAGGTGTGTGAGGGCATGGGCGCTAATGCTGCAGGGGAGAAAGGAGCAGCCCCTGAAGAGGTTCTGGGAGGATTCTCTCTTGGCTGTCAGCcagacctgctgctgccaccacccaAGTCCCTGGGGGCATCCTCTAGTGGTTGCCAGCAGTATGGCCAGCAGCCCTTagggacagagaggggaagAGATGTGCTAGGAGGGAGGCaagtgtgaaaaataataacaCAAATGATTAAAAAGCCCAAgcactgaaaaataacattttgatgGTCTCCAGCTCTGTGGTACCGTGGATACTTCTGTTACCATTTGAGATCCTGGAATGCTGAAGGTTCCTTCAGGAAGGACAAACTCACTGGCAACTCACTACTTCTTTCCGTCCTAATAGAAGGTTTTTGTGGTGGACCTTTCCCAGCCCATCCTGGTGCTATTGCAgtgggctggagagcagctgataACTGGGATTTTTCTCAAGCAAGCCTGGTTGTTTGCATTGCTGCTACCCTTGCTGGTGAAGAGTGAGTGTGTAACATGAGAGGAAAGGTGATTATCCATCAGGGACTATTCTCTCCTCTTGCCCTGAAGTGGATGAGAAGTGCTGTTTCTTGAGAGAGCCTGTTCATGTTTTTGTGCAATAAGTCATGGTGCTGAAATAGCATCTCTCCTGGCAAAATATTCCACAATCAACACAGCACATGTGTTTCACTGACTCTTTCAGGGCTCAGCTAAGAGATTTGAGtttggaaaatgtatttatctGACAGCCTGGAGTTAATTCTAGATAAAGGATCTTGGAACCATTTCCTTTCTTGTCAGTGATTGTGATCgcgacacgcaaagcaaccacacggagacgagagatttgcaggacagagatgttcctctgagagagcccaaggctgagccaaggccaagAGCTCTTCTGCTTGGTTACTTCttacttttcatatatttgtgggtctggctgttgtaataaatacgatagaccaaattcagtaaatcagaatttagaattttattttgagacaaaataacagtctccgatagccacaattaaaaggggCAGCGTCGAACCCCAGGGtttcggcgccgggtgaacacggtaacacactctgtcagtatgtcaccccctcagttcacattttggtctggggctgccgatttttatacactggcTCGCTGAGAGAACATCGGGATCCTAAGGCTGCctcttctgaggcagcttcattagatattcatgttcgggttctggtgggttgaatggatttgcgctgGAGAACAATGCCGTGATTGCTGCGTCCGGGgacggtgtagagatgttaatgtcgggcggggacggataagatagcgatctgatgtaatcattcggtcctctgggttctccatctcccttttccgtccttttgtgttctcctctaacgattcccggcagaagtcttttcgtgtaattcttggcatagttttctcaCGTCCCTCCCGTGCAAActtttagcaaaagaattccttttgcccCTCTCCGTGCTATTTCAGTCTCAGTTAACCCGTTGTATACtcaattagaaataaaacttacagtttacagagaatgaattacatattataacctttaacacgaattaactttaggacatatatcacactgtggattggcttctggagttatcacctcccagccgaatggccagaccaactgtcagttacaattgttttcaggttagaaatatgcaaacaaaggacagggaatgaaaaacaaaggatttgtttatgttacatgtgtgagaatAGGCATAAACTGCTACTAATATT contains:
- the PRPH2 gene encoding peripherin-2; this encodes MALLKVKFNQKKRVKLAQGLWLMNWFSVFAGILVFSMGLFLKIELRKRSEVMDNSESHFVPNSLILMGILSCAFNGFAGKICYDSLDPAKFAKWKPLLKPYLALCCVFNMLIFFVALICFLMRGSLDSTLAQGLKNGMKFYRDTDTPGRCFMKKTIDMLQIEFKCCGNNGYKDWFEIQWISNRYLDFSSKEVKDRIKSNVDGRYLVDGVPFSCCNPSSPRPCIQYQVTNNSAHYSYDYQTEELNLWRRGCREALLNYYSGMMSSMGAVILLVWLFEMSVMVGLRLLHTSLESIANPEDPECESEGWVLENSLKDTFKSALENLKKLGKFNQVEAGAEGAEGEEGGKTPAIATVS